A region of Alteromonadaceae bacterium 2753L.S.0a.02 DNA encodes the following proteins:
- a CDS encoding DNA-binding GntR family transcriptional regulator, giving the protein MGETYETDGSGLSRVELAYRQLKNNILTNEYPPGFQALEPEIAKMLGVSRTPVREALIRLEAEKLIELIPRRGMRVLPLVPEDIIEINQVLTGLECTAVELLAKKHCGPDVLQPMADAVQEMELSLEQDTMDGWAKAEEKFHRFLIGLAGNKRLTTLVENVRAQAYRARIITLKLRPKPSSSTAAYREVYELVASGEWLAAKQRHYEHRLEIGDILTEVLQRYQLPHL; this is encoded by the coding sequence ATGGGCGAGACATACGAAACCGACGGCTCTGGGCTATCACGGGTAGAGTTGGCGTACCGGCAGCTAAAAAATAACATTCTCACAAACGAATATCCTCCTGGTTTTCAGGCCTTGGAACCCGAAATAGCAAAAATGCTGGGCGTTAGCCGCACTCCGGTGCGAGAGGCTTTAATTCGGCTCGAAGCTGAAAAGCTTATAGAGCTAATTCCTCGTAGGGGAATGCGGGTGTTACCCTTGGTGCCTGAAGATATCATTGAAATTAACCAAGTGCTAACCGGGCTCGAATGCACCGCGGTGGAATTGCTCGCTAAGAAACATTGCGGACCTGACGTGTTACAGCCCATGGCCGATGCTGTGCAGGAAATGGAGCTGTCTCTTGAGCAAGATACCATGGATGGCTGGGCCAAAGCAGAAGAAAAATTTCATCGCTTTTTGATAGGGCTCGCTGGCAACAAACGTCTCACGACCCTGGTCGAAAATGTCCGTGCTCAGGCTTATCGTGCCCGTATTATAACCTTGAAGTTACGTCCCAAGCCTTCTTCCTCAACAGCTGCCTACCGAGAAGTTTATGAGTTGGTTGCATCTGGGGAATGGTTGGCAGCGAAACAACGCCACTATGAACATCGTCTCGAAATTGGCGATATACTTACTGAAGTCTTGCAGCGCTATCAGCTTCCGCATCTCTAA
- a CDS encoding FKBP-type peptidyl-prolyl cis-trans isomerase FkpA/FKBP-type peptidyl-prolyl cis-trans isomerase FklB, with protein sequence MNSGKKLNKGSAGQNRKSGQVFIEKYRQKAGVQQTSSGLLYRVLEQGDGIFPTNSDSVVVNQRILNADGSVIADTYKAGLPDTFTMKEAIPGLREGLLLMAVGGRNELVIPPELAWGRRGATNKIGPNTVLVIDVRLLEVLF encoded by the coding sequence ATGAACAGCGGTAAAAAACTCAATAAGGGCTCGGCCGGGCAAAATCGAAAATCGGGCCAGGTTTTTATAGAAAAGTATCGTCAAAAAGCGGGGGTGCAGCAAACCTCATCGGGCTTGTTGTACCGCGTGCTTGAGCAGGGCGATGGAATTTTTCCGACAAATTCTGATTCTGTTGTGGTGAATCAGCGCATTTTGAATGCTGACGGCAGTGTGATAGCAGACACCTATAAAGCTGGTTTGCCAGATACGTTCACCATGAAGGAGGCTATTCCGGGTTTACGGGAAGGCTTGTTATTGATGGCCGTTGGTGGTCGGAACGAATTGGTAATTCCTCCCGAACTGGCTTGGGGGCGCCGGGGAGCTACTAACAAAATTGGACCAAATACAGTATTGGTGATCGATGTACGGCTACTGGAGGTGTTGTTTTAA
- a CDS encoding acyl-CoA thioester hydrolase, giving the protein MEYTHVMSMQVRDYECDVQGLVNNSVYQNYLEHARHTFLHTQGVDFAELARNQVNLVVIKVELEYKRSLRPGDEFWIGTRLERVSRLKFQFMQDIFLKPDDTLVLKGIVTGTSVSGNGRPMVPQQLAHLFDKI; this is encoded by the coding sequence ATGGAATATACGCATGTTATGAGTATGCAGGTACGCGACTACGAGTGCGATGTGCAAGGTTTGGTCAACAACAGCGTTTATCAGAACTATCTGGAGCACGCGCGTCACACCTTCCTACATACTCAGGGTGTTGATTTTGCGGAGTTAGCACGTAATCAGGTGAATCTCGTCGTAATCAAAGTAGAGCTTGAGTACAAGAGGTCTTTACGACCAGGTGATGAGTTTTGGATTGGAACCCGACTAGAGAGGGTTTCTCGTCTTAAATTTCAATTTATGCAAGACATCTTCTTGAAACCAGACGATACCCTGGTTTTGAAGGGGATTGTTACAGGCACATCAGTTAGCGGCAACGGCCGGCCCATGGTACCTCAACAGCTTGCACATTTATTTGATAAGATCTGA
- a CDS encoding acetaldehyde dehydrogenase, with product MAIAAKLNVGIIGSGKIGTDLLIKIMRSDVLHCGLFVGRDFSSKGLQKAKSLGVNVSDQSIAAFTDSNQKFDIVFDATSAAYHKQHAEVFRAAGIKAIDLTPAKVGRFCVPSIDGDIVNQEDNINMVTCGGQASIPIINALSTVYQNISLVEVHSHLAEDSVGPGTLANIDEYYSSTAAAISTYSSVQNVDVHLQVEKSSWKPDMLTVIRAHTSDSNLEKLYGPLHQRLLQVRTHVPGYHIIGTPRYLNGAIEILISIRGLGDWIPSHAGNLDIINCAAIAIAEKHAAFRGIVPERTKEQRSSLGSLFGVFGNANVAAESA from the coding sequence ATGGCTATCGCGGCTAAACTAAACGTTGGGATTATAGGCTCAGGGAAGATCGGAACGGACTTGCTAATTAAAATTATGCGTTCTGATGTTCTGCACTGCGGACTGTTTGTGGGACGTGATTTCAGTTCCAAAGGTTTGCAAAAAGCCAAATCCCTGGGAGTTAATGTATCTGATCAAAGCATCGCAGCATTCACTGATTCCAATCAAAAATTTGATATCGTGTTTGATGCCACTTCGGCAGCTTACCACAAACAACACGCTGAAGTATTTCGAGCGGCAGGCATAAAAGCCATTGATCTAACACCGGCCAAAGTAGGGCGATTTTGTGTTCCCTCTATTGATGGCGATATTGTGAATCAGGAAGATAATATCAATATGGTCACTTGTGGTGGCCAGGCTTCTATTCCTATTATTAACGCTCTCTCAACTGTCTACCAAAATATATCCCTGGTTGAAGTCCATTCACATTTGGCTGAAGATTCAGTGGGCCCCGGCACGCTTGCCAATATAGACGAGTACTATTCGAGTACCGCCGCGGCAATCTCGACCTATTCTTCAGTACAAAATGTTGATGTTCATCTTCAGGTAGAGAAGAGCAGTTGGAAACCCGACATGCTTACTGTGATTCGGGCACACACCAGTGACAGCAACCTCGAAAAATTGTATGGTCCACTGCATCAACGGCTGCTACAAGTACGAACTCATGTGCCTGGCTATCATATTATTGGCACACCCCGTTATCTTAATGGGGCCATTGAGATTCTTATTAGCATTCGGGGCCTGGGCGACTGGATACCGAGTCATGCGGGCAACCTCGACATTATCAATTGCGCGGCCATTGCAATTGCAGAAAAACATGCTGCGTTTCGAGGTATAGTACCCGAGCGCACTAAAGAACAGCGTTCATCACTGGGTTCGTTGTTTGGCGTGTTCGGCAACGCAAACGTTGCTGCTGAATCGGCCTAA
- a CDS encoding diguanylate cyclase (GGDEF)-like protein has translation MSKKHHRSLRARITLATLVTVLIACIANGAAILWNYNELTYKALQRRVDIESQIISSNIAPAVLFDDVAAANETLATFAADPALVSLILLRSDGSAMAKYINPKFDKSSYNALSVEKAIKFDDQIIGVLKISVSTGEIDHQNITNIIFVTITLSILLLLTILIIRPLIKSILIPLLNLHNISERIAKTRNYTLRAQVHSNDEVGQLSTMFNHMVEQIEHRDDMLEKQVSQRTNELEKLAEEFRFRAFHDSLTGLPNRALLNERFEQCTAQASRNKTKFACMLLDLDDFKTINDTKGHEFGDELLIQVSKRLKNTVRKEDLVCRLGGDEFVILLTGLNELHEAEIIARKILAQLNREFLIKSERIRTAASIGGAIYPTHGENMSAIKRHADVAMYRAKDAGKNRFCLFTDGMQQDVKYRLMIQNGLKPALQEKQFEVYVQPKVDPARHQVSGCEALVRWNHPTEGFLTPEKFVPYAEEIGVISQIDYFVINECCALLVKWAEIFTNPLAIAVNLSGRHFHDYHIVDELEKSINRFQIDPSLLEIEITEAVLIEDPDKAQKIVRAIKSLGVGISLDDFGTGYSSLNYLRTMPIDTVKLDRSFVKNIDTNLQDKRLTRGIVSLARGLNLKMVAEGVENDRQLQTLMELGCETMQGYYFLKPVPNSDFIHWHLKNYSLAKINSQ, from the coding sequence GTGAGCAAGAAACACCACCGATCGTTAAGAGCTCGTATCACATTGGCCACTCTTGTTACCGTGCTGATCGCCTGTATCGCCAACGGTGCGGCGATTCTTTGGAATTACAACGAGCTCACATACAAAGCATTACAGCGTCGGGTTGATATTGAATCTCAAATTATAAGCTCTAATATCGCGCCAGCGGTATTGTTTGATGACGTTGCAGCCGCGAACGAGACCCTAGCAACTTTTGCCGCAGATCCAGCATTGGTTTCTCTAATATTACTGAGAAGCGATGGCAGCGCCATGGCAAAATACATAAACCCTAAATTTGATAAAAGCTCTTATAACGCTCTTTCAGTTGAGAAAGCAATTAAATTCGATGACCAGATAATCGGAGTACTTAAAATTAGCGTGTCAACTGGCGAGATAGATCACCAAAATATAACGAATATAATATTCGTTACGATCACCTTAAGTATCCTTTTGCTTCTCACCATCTTAATTATCAGACCGCTGATTAAATCGATTTTAATCCCTCTCTTAAACTTGCACAACATATCCGAAAGAATCGCCAAAACACGGAACTATACCCTGCGTGCCCAAGTACACTCAAATGACGAAGTTGGCCAGCTAAGCACTATGTTCAACCACATGGTGGAACAAATTGAACACCGCGATGACATGCTCGAAAAGCAAGTAAGTCAGCGAACTAACGAGCTTGAAAAGCTCGCCGAAGAATTCCGATTCCGGGCCTTTCATGACAGTCTTACCGGACTACCCAACCGCGCGCTTTTAAACGAACGGTTTGAGCAATGCACTGCCCAGGCATCGAGGAATAAAACGAAATTTGCCTGCATGCTACTGGATCTGGATGATTTTAAAACCATTAACGATACCAAAGGACACGAATTTGGCGACGAGCTGCTGATACAAGTCTCAAAGCGACTCAAAAATACCGTTCGTAAGGAAGATTTGGTGTGCCGTTTGGGTGGCGATGAATTTGTTATTTTACTAACTGGCTTAAATGAGTTGCACGAAGCTGAAATAATCGCGCGCAAAATACTGGCTCAACTCAACCGGGAATTCCTGATCAAGTCTGAGCGTATACGCACAGCGGCGAGTATAGGCGGAGCAATTTACCCCACTCACGGAGAAAACATGAGCGCGATTAAACGTCACGCAGATGTTGCCATGTACCGCGCCAAAGACGCCGGAAAAAACCGCTTCTGCCTTTTTACCGACGGCATGCAGCAAGATGTAAAATACCGCCTGATGATTCAGAATGGCTTAAAACCAGCCCTACAAGAAAAACAATTTGAAGTCTATGTACAGCCAAAAGTAGACCCTGCCCGCCATCAAGTAAGCGGCTGTGAAGCACTGGTACGCTGGAACCATCCCACTGAGGGATTCCTTACACCTGAAAAATTTGTCCCTTACGCTGAAGAAATTGGTGTAATCTCACAAATCGATTACTTCGTCATAAACGAATGCTGTGCTTTACTTGTAAAGTGGGCTGAAATCTTCACCAACCCGTTAGCTATTGCTGTAAATTTATCGGGAAGACATTTTCACGACTATCACATTGTTGATGAATTGGAAAAATCGATCAATAGATTTCAAATCGACCCATCGCTTCTCGAAATCGAAATAACAGAAGCTGTACTTATTGAAGACCCCGACAAAGCACAAAAAATCGTACGCGCAATCAAATCATTAGGAGTCGGCATTAGCCTGGATGATTTCGGCACGGGATATTCCTCATTGAATTATCTGCGAACAATGCCCATTGACACCGTTAAGCTCGATCGATCGTTCGTAAAGAATATTGATACCAACCTACAAGACAAACGACTAACGCGTGGCATCGTAAGCTTGGCACGGGGACTTAATCTCAAAATGGTGGCAGAAGGTGTTGAGAACGACAGACAGCTACAAACACTGATGGAACTGGGATGCGAAACCATGCAGGGGTATTATTTTTTAAAACCTGTGCCGAATAGCGATTTTATTCATTGGCACCTAAAAAATTACTCGCTTGCGAAAATTAACAGCCAATAA
- a CDS encoding iron complex outermembrane receptor protein — MDKTSEPNCRPCLRFRNSVVLLLVVLHFWSEADAQTQPTAADLIELDFEELVNMDVQIQSAGKNLTRAMDLPYAAFVITSADINNSGAQSVPDALRLAPGVAVRQISAGEWAIGIRGAGGLFSRFVLVLVDGKIAYNSVFSGVSWDELNITLGDIDRIEVIRGPNAASWGANAVNGIINIITRSPANSDNQFISSWGGNDNRAGISVRKNTALQDNWHAALTGHYTQWQGLEPSDVNSREPEHKDWRATLGLAHSGINSNSRIAAATFGVRQAPEWSWIKAETLSEVVTRKTEDKKAWSLLFEHQETFATDSSWTLRVATDRTFRRTSLYDWDSKVLQADAELVARWHSHQISTGINSRTNKSSAVMAPDFDLNFSPESREVKSLGVYLSDTMSLNEQWQVTLSARLDEHDLSKQNLQPSIRGLWKPSEQNRVWAAYSEASTTPSRALVDIHEVPYAVFDANSESPLPVLLSLSGYPAAMNDTRLKASELGYRHTFASFNFDLAVFNFEYKNEVSVELNGSPYLVLDRDYNPSHLVQKSNFVNNKEFSSRGGELSMRGQFNTKWNYQLAYSLIISKADYKDSSQSASAFSNIAISDTLNWNLVLRYRESPGETDAAFSQYADSLGKIDTYLTLDTNVAWHLSRRWTLEFIVNNIGPKHSEAVREEFGTAIMNVEPYGLLRASLKL; from the coding sequence ATGGACAAAACTTCGGAGCCGAATTGCCGCCCGTGCTTACGGTTTAGAAATTCAGTCGTACTGCTTTTGGTAGTGCTGCATTTTTGGAGTGAAGCTGACGCCCAAACTCAGCCCACAGCCGCAGATTTAATCGAATTGGACTTTGAAGAACTGGTAAATATGGATGTGCAAATTCAAAGTGCGGGGAAGAATTTAACCCGAGCTATGGACCTACCCTATGCAGCATTCGTAATTACATCGGCGGACATTAACAATAGCGGTGCCCAATCAGTACCCGATGCTTTGCGCCTGGCACCCGGTGTTGCAGTGCGTCAAATTTCTGCGGGAGAGTGGGCAATAGGTATTCGTGGCGCGGGCGGCTTATTCTCGCGATTCGTGCTAGTACTGGTGGACGGAAAAATTGCATACAACAGTGTATTCAGCGGAGTAAGTTGGGATGAACTCAATATCACGCTTGGGGATATTGATCGCATAGAAGTCATCCGAGGACCCAATGCTGCTTCTTGGGGGGCCAATGCGGTGAATGGCATAATAAATATTATCACCCGCAGCCCCGCCAATTCGGATAACCAATTCATAAGCAGTTGGGGCGGCAATGACAATCGCGCTGGAATTTCAGTTCGCAAAAATACCGCACTGCAAGATAACTGGCATGCAGCCCTAACAGGGCATTACACACAATGGCAGGGCTTAGAACCCAGTGATGTAAATTCTCGAGAGCCCGAGCACAAAGACTGGCGGGCAACTTTAGGACTCGCTCATTCGGGCATTAATAGCAACTCACGCATTGCTGCCGCAACATTTGGAGTACGTCAAGCGCCCGAATGGAGTTGGATTAAAGCAGAGACTCTCTCTGAAGTAGTCACCCGAAAAACTGAAGATAAAAAGGCTTGGTCGCTACTTTTTGAGCATCAGGAAACATTCGCTACAGACAGCTCTTGGACATTACGCGTTGCAACTGATAGAACGTTCCGGCGAACGTCACTTTACGATTGGGATTCTAAAGTACTACAAGCAGATGCAGAGCTAGTGGCACGCTGGCATTCTCATCAGATTTCAACAGGCATAAACTCTCGTACTAACAAATCATCCGCTGTTATGGCTCCCGACTTTGACCTGAACTTCTCACCAGAGTCACGGGAAGTGAAAAGCCTTGGAGTCTATTTAAGCGATACCATGAGCTTGAACGAGCAATGGCAAGTCACACTTTCTGCCCGCCTCGATGAACACGACCTGAGCAAACAAAACCTCCAGCCTTCAATCCGGGGACTTTGGAAACCCTCAGAGCAAAATCGAGTCTGGGCAGCTTACTCAGAAGCAAGCACAACACCCTCCCGAGCGCTTGTGGATATCCATGAAGTACCCTATGCGGTGTTTGATGCTAATTCCGAGTCACCTTTGCCGGTGCTACTTTCTCTCAGCGGCTACCCAGCCGCAATGAACGATACTCGACTGAAAGCCAGCGAATTAGGATATCGACACACCTTTGCATCTTTCAACTTCGATTTAGCAGTATTCAATTTTGAATATAAAAATGAAGTAAGTGTAGAGTTGAACGGCTCGCCTTATTTGGTACTTGATCGTGACTACAACCCATCTCACCTTGTGCAGAAAAGCAATTTTGTAAACAACAAGGAATTTTCATCGCGTGGTGGTGAACTCAGTATGCGCGGTCAGTTCAACACAAAGTGGAATTACCAGCTGGCTTACAGTTTGATCATTTCTAAAGCTGACTATAAAGATTCTTCACAAAGCGCGAGCGCCTTCAGCAACATTGCCATTAGCGACACACTAAACTGGAACCTGGTATTGCGTTATCGAGAGTCTCCTGGTGAAACCGATGCCGCATTTTCACAGTACGCTGACTCACTCGGGAAGATCGACACCTACTTAACGCTAGACACCAACGTTGCATGGCACCTTTCAAGGCGCTGGACACTTGAATTTATTGTCAACAATATTGGGCCCAAGCACAGCGAAGCCGTTCGCGAAGAATTTGGCACCGCGATTATGAATGTCGAACCTTATGGCTTACTACGAGCGAGCCTTAAGCTTTGA
- a CDS encoding TonB-dependent receptor — protein MSMFKKNKLSNAIVSVIASSAIAAPAFAQDEAIEEVFVTGIRASLEASMDVKRNSAGVVDAISAEDIGKFPDTNLAESLQRITGVSISRTNGEGSEVTVRGFGAEYNLITLNGRHMPAASVYGGGSGAGGTNGSSNRSFDFSNIASESVSKVEVYKTSKASIATGGMGATINIGTARPLDSPGMKGSVGVKAVHDTTNRTGSDITPELSGIFSFTNDAETFGVAVSGSYQQRHSGNRGVAENEWNISRWDATDGGNNGNNLFSFTDDAEIVNAPADGQLFGRPNDLRYSFSDQERDRLNGQLVVQFAPTEKFTGTVDYTFAENKIKERRGESTSWLANGNSIDRVVFDDGAVATPIYIHETAGPRDQGYEQQLRKQKNTLNSAGLNLEFQATDNFSVTLDAHNSTMKSLPDGPGKAGEIATSIAAPTQVAHWIEFNDDMPLYDWEMDDSSRGDGDGVFSFGDIGSQVVRVFYNAQETEITQVQLDGAFDFDSGRLDFGVESRAMETTQQSSNRYMAMGDWGVANPGDIPASMMEMFNLSKFDDYNASRSSQVGIRGDAEVIGQHLVDLYGTADNGYVLAYEPNFANDDKVKEDTKAAFFQITMEGEFAGRPVNLVTGLRYETTNVESTSLVQIPIGLLWQDNNDFQVDYGDNPDFQPFSADASYDNLLPSLDFDIEVIDDLKARFSYSKTIARAQYGNLKSSVGNFGSGGGSTYNGATRVATSSNPALLPLESDNVDISLEWYYSDSSYASVGFFEKRVSNFIGREKVTEQHFDMRDQTTGARAEAAVAELASQGIALDDTSLFVMEAIMTQTSAANVWTPADYATAAADPATKNQFEIDVATALDIRVTGEDPISNWLTDKPVNNREAKLYGAEFAVQHFFGESGFGLQANYTVVEGDVSYDNLADPGEAQFALLGLSDTANLVAVYDNYGVQARIAYNWRDEYLRSASEDTARNPIYVEEHGQIDLNVSYDINDMFSVFFEGLNVTGENYREHQRTTAMIQYLEELGPRYQVGARFNF, from the coding sequence GTGTCTATGTTTAAGAAAAATAAGCTATCGAATGCTATCGTGAGTGTGATTGCATCTTCTGCTATTGCAGCACCTGCCTTTGCACAAGACGAAGCGATCGAGGAGGTTTTTGTAACTGGTATCCGTGCCAGTTTGGAAGCTTCTATGGACGTCAAGCGTAACTCTGCTGGTGTGGTAGACGCGATTTCCGCTGAAGACATTGGTAAGTTCCCTGACACCAACCTGGCTGAATCTCTTCAGCGTATTACAGGTGTTTCTATCAGCCGTACCAACGGTGAAGGTTCCGAAGTAACCGTGCGTGGTTTCGGTGCAGAATATAACCTCATTACTCTGAACGGTCGTCACATGCCTGCGGCGAGTGTTTATGGTGGTGGTTCCGGTGCTGGTGGTACTAACGGCTCCAGTAACCGTTCTTTCGACTTCTCAAACATTGCTTCTGAAAGCGTAAGCAAAGTAGAAGTATACAAAACCAGTAAAGCCAGCATCGCAACTGGTGGTATGGGTGCAACAATTAACATCGGTACTGCGCGTCCATTAGATAGCCCAGGAATGAAGGGTTCTGTGGGTGTTAAAGCTGTTCACGATACTACCAACCGTACTGGTAGTGATATTACTCCTGAGCTCTCTGGTATTTTTAGCTTCACTAACGATGCGGAAACCTTTGGTGTGGCTGTTTCTGGTAGCTACCAGCAGCGTCACTCCGGCAACCGCGGTGTTGCTGAGAACGAATGGAATATTAGCCGTTGGGACGCGACTGACGGCGGTAACAATGGTAACAATCTGTTCTCTTTCACTGATGATGCTGAAATCGTAAATGCTCCAGCTGATGGTCAGCTTTTTGGTCGTCCGAACGATTTGCGTTACTCGTTTTCTGACCAGGAACGTGACCGTCTGAACGGTCAGCTCGTTGTGCAGTTTGCACCTACCGAAAAATTCACTGGTACTGTTGATTACACCTTCGCTGAAAACAAAATTAAAGAGCGCCGCGGTGAGTCAACCAGTTGGTTGGCAAATGGTAACTCTATCGATCGTGTCGTATTCGACGATGGTGCGGTTGCTACTCCAATCTATATTCACGAAACTGCAGGTCCACGCGACCAGGGTTACGAGCAGCAATTACGTAAGCAGAAAAATACATTGAATTCTGCTGGTTTGAACTTGGAATTCCAGGCTACTGATAATTTCTCAGTAACTTTAGATGCCCACAACTCTACCATGAAGAGTCTTCCAGACGGCCCTGGTAAGGCGGGTGAAATTGCAACATCCATTGCCGCTCCAACCCAGGTAGCGCATTGGATTGAATTTAACGATGACATGCCCCTTTACGACTGGGAGATGGACGACAGCAGCCGTGGTGATGGTGATGGCGTATTCTCGTTCGGTGATATCGGTTCTCAGGTTGTTCGCGTTTTCTATAACGCTCAAGAAACTGAAATTACCCAGGTTCAGTTAGATGGTGCCTTCGATTTCGATTCTGGCCGCCTGGACTTCGGTGTTGAAAGTCGTGCTATGGAAACCACTCAGCAATCATCTAACCGCTACATGGCAATGGGTGACTGGGGTGTGGCCAACCCAGGCGATATTCCCGCCAGTATGATGGAAATGTTTAATCTGTCTAAATTCGATGACTACAATGCTTCACGCTCATCACAAGTTGGTATTCGTGGTGACGCTGAGGTCATTGGTCAGCACTTGGTGGATTTGTACGGTACTGCTGATAATGGTTATGTGCTGGCATACGAGCCAAACTTTGCGAATGACGACAAGGTGAAGGAAGACACTAAAGCGGCCTTCTTCCAGATTACTATGGAAGGCGAGTTTGCTGGACGCCCTGTTAACTTGGTAACTGGTTTGCGTTATGAAACTACCAATGTTGAATCCACTTCCTTGGTCCAGATCCCAATTGGTTTGTTGTGGCAAGATAACAACGACTTCCAGGTTGATTACGGTGATAACCCAGACTTCCAGCCATTTAGCGCTGATGCTAGTTACGATAACCTGTTACCAAGTCTGGACTTCGATATTGAAGTTATCGACGACTTGAAAGCGCGTTTCTCCTATAGCAAAACTATCGCTCGTGCTCAGTACGGCAACTTGAAGTCTTCTGTTGGCAACTTTGGTTCTGGTGGTGGTTCTACATACAACGGTGCAACCCGTGTAGCGACTTCCTCAAACCCGGCGCTTTTGCCTCTTGAATCAGATAACGTAGATATTTCTCTGGAATGGTACTACAGCGATTCGAGCTATGCGTCAGTTGGATTCTTCGAGAAGCGTGTTAGCAATTTTATCGGTCGTGAAAAAGTTACTGAGCAGCATTTTGATATGCGCGATCAGACGACTGGAGCGCGAGCAGAAGCAGCCGTTGCAGAATTGGCAAGCCAAGGCATTGCTCTCGACGATACTTCTCTATTCGTCATGGAAGCTATCATGACTCAAACTAGTGCTGCAAACGTATGGACTCCAGCAGACTATGCAACAGCAGCTGCTGATCCTGCAACCAAAAACCAGTTTGAAATTGACGTTGCAACTGCTCTCGACATTCGTGTTACTGGAGAAGACCCAATTTCAAATTGGTTAACTGACAAGCCAGTAAACAACCGTGAAGCCAAATTGTACGGTGCAGAATTTGCTGTACAGCACTTCTTTGGTGAAAGTGGTTTCGGTCTGCAAGCTAACTACACTGTGGTGGAAGGTGACGTATCTTACGATAACCTCGCTGATCCTGGTGAAGCTCAGTTTGCTCTGCTTGGCTTGAGTGACACTGCTAACTTGGTAGCTGTTTACGACAACTACGGTGTGCAGGCGCGTATCGCTTACAACTGGCGTGACGAATACTTGCGCAGTGCAAGTGAAGATACCGCACGTAACCCAATCTACGTTGAAGAGCACGGTCAAATCGATTTGAACGTTAGTTACGACATTAACGACATGTTCTCAGTATTCTTCGAAGGTCTGAACGTTACTGGTGAAAACTATCGTGAGCATCAGCGTACTACAGCTATGATTCAGTACTTGGAAGAGCTGGGTCCACGCTACCAGGTCGGCGCTCGATTTAACTTCTAA